The Malus domestica chromosome 13, GDT2T_hap1 genome includes a window with the following:
- the LOC114820696 gene encoding plasmodesmata-located protein 6-like has translation MMSSVFVFLLTVSFLATPSSSATTSFVFGGCSQQKYLPGSPYESKVNSVLTSLGNSAMFSTYNNFTFPGSSSAGSQDTLYGLFQCRGDLSSNDCSQCVARAASQLGTLCVNSCGGALQLEGCLVKYDNSKFLGVEDKTLVVKKCGPSNGFDSDALTDLEAVLANLGTGDGTYKPYRVSGSGNVRGVAQCVGDLSPSECQDCLSGAVGQLRSGCGTSSWGDIFLAKCYARYLEGGYNSNDGHDHDDDDNNDDLDKTLAILIGIVAAAALLTVFIHHFWKKLDRDEKGCK, from the exons ATGATGTCTTCTGTATTTGTTTTCCTACTTACTGTTTCCTTCCTCGCAACTCCATCATCCTCCGCAACCACCTCCTTCGTCTTCGGCGGCTGTTCTCAGCAAAAATACCTCCCGGGTTCACCCTACGAGTCGAAAGTCAACTCGGTCCTCACTTCCCTGGGCAACTCAGCCATGTTCTCCACCTACAACAACTTCACCTTCCCCGGCAGCAGCTCCGCCGGCTCCCAGGACACCCTTTACGGCCTCTTCCAATGCCGCGGCGACCTCAGCAGCAATGACTGCTCCCAGTGCGTCGCTCGCGCGGCGAGTCAACTCGGCACCCTATGCGTCAACTCCTGTGGCGGCGCGTTGCAGCTCGAGGGCTGCTTGGTGAAGTACGACAACTCGAAGTTCTTAGGGGTGGAGGACAAGACACTGGTGGTTAAGAAATGTGGGCCGTCGAATGGGTTTGACTCGGATGCGTTGACCGACCTGGAAGCCGTGCTGGCGAATCTGGGGACCGGAGATGGGACCTACAAGCCATACAGGGTTAGCGGCTCAGGGAATGTTCGGGGCGTGGCGCAGTGTGTCGGGGATTTGAGTCCGAGCGAATGCCAGGATTGTCTGTCGGGAGCCGTCGGACAGCTCAGGTCCGGGTGCGGGACCAGCTCGTGGGGCGACATATTCTTGGCTAAGTGCTACGCGCGCTACTTGGAAGGGGGATATAACTCGAACGACGGTCATG ATCATGATGATGACGATAACAATGACGATCTTGACAAGACACTTGCAATACTCATCGGAATCGTAGCAGCCGCTGCACTGCTCACCGTATTTATTCACCACTTCTGGAAAAAATTGGACCGCGATGAAAAAG gttgtaaataa